The following are encoded in a window of Panthera leo isolate Ple1 chromosome B2, P.leo_Ple1_pat1.1, whole genome shotgun sequence genomic DNA:
- the CCDC167 gene encoding coiled-coil domain-containing protein 167 yields MTKKKRENLGVALEIDGLEEKLSQCRKDLEAVNSRLCGTELSPEARKSLEKEKNSLMNKASNYEKELKLLRQENRKNMLLSVAIFILLTLIYTYWTM; encoded by the exons ATGACCAAAAAGAAGCGGGAGAATCTGGGCGTCGCTCTAGAG ATCGATGGGCTGGAGGAGAAGCTGTCACAGTGTCGGAAAGACCTGGAAGCTGtaaactccaggctctgtgggACGGAGCTGAGCCCAGAGGCCAG GAAGTctctggagaaggagaaaaacagccTGATGAACAAAGCCTCTAACTATG AGAAGGAGTTAAAGTTGCTTCGGCAGGAGAACCGGAAGAACATGCTGCTCTCTGTGGCCATCTTTATTCTCCTGACCCTCATCTACACCTACTGGACCATGTGA